Part of the Sporosarcina sp. FSL K6-2383 genome is shown below.
GCCTAAGTTGTAGAGGAAAGTCCATGCTCACACGGCTCTGAGATGACCGTAGTGTTCGTGCTCGGCGAAAAAATAAGCCGTGGCTTCACGCATCGCGTGTTGACGGCGGGAATAAATCCTAAGTCTTCGGATATGGATGAGGTTCTCTGAACAGTGCCACAGTGACGTAGCTGATTCGGAAACGGGTCAGATGGAACGCGGTAAACCCCACGAGTGAGAAACCCAAATTATGGTAGGGGCACTCTTCTGAAGGAATTGAACTGATGAAGGGACAGACAACTGTCTGTAGATAGATGATTACCACCCTAAGTACGAGGCGCAAGCCGTTTGAGTACACGGGAAACAAAACATGGCTTATCGAATTTCCTATGGTATTATGGTTACATCGAATGCTCTCCTATATAATATGGAGAGCTTTTCTTTTTGATTTTAGATGACTTTAGCGAATAGAGTCCCTTTAGCATAGACAATAATAATGAAAACGATAGTGAAATAGTTGATGGAATAGGATTGGAGCTGGATAGGCATGAGTGAATTTAAATTGGTCGCTACGTCTGCAATGGGGTTAGAATCCATTGTTGCGGATGAGGTGAAAGCATTAGGTTTTCAAACGACTTCGGAAAATGGGAAAATTTATTTCCAAGGTGATGCATTAGCGATTGCGAAAACAAATATGTGGCTGCGCGTAGCGGATCGAGTGCGGATTGTAGCAGGTGAATTCCATGCAACAACGTTTGATGATTTGTTCGAGCAGACAAAAGCGATTCCGTGGGAACGTTTTTTACCGGTAGATGCAGCTTTTCCGGTTGCGGGGAAATCTGTTAAATCAACATTATACAGCGTGCCGGATTGTCAGGCGATTGTTAAAAAGGCAATTGTTGAGCGTCTGAAGATTGCTTATAAACGAATTGGTTTCTTAGATGAATCAGGTCCTTTATTCAAATTGGAAGTTTCTATTTTGAAAGACAAAGTGACGCTGACAATTGACTCGAGTGGGACAGGACTTCACAAACGTGGCTACCGCGTGGGGCAAGGTGATGCGCCGTTGAAAGAAACGATGGCGGCGGCACTTGTCAAATTGACACGTTGGAATCCGGACCGTCCTTTCGTTGATCCATTTTGTGGTTCAGGTACGATAGCGATTGAAGCGGCGATGATTGCGCAAAATATTGCTCCTGGTTACAACCGTGATTTTTCAGCAGAACAATGGCCATGGATCGATAAAAATATTTGGCATCAAGTCCGTGAAGAGGCGGAAAGCATCGCCAAATACGATCAACCGATTGATATTACAGGTTCTGACTATGATCCACGAATGATTAAAGTGGCACAGGAAAATGCGGCAGAGGCCGGTTTTATGGATATGATCAATTTCAGACAGTGTGATGTAAGAGATTTGACTGTCGATGGTTTGAATGGTGTCATGGTGGGCAATCCTCCATATGGTGAGCGTCTCGGTGAAGTAGAGGAAGCGGAAGATATTACACAGGAGCTAGGGCGTATTATGAAGAATTATCCGTCTTGGTCCGTTTATATGCTGTCTTCATTGGAAAACTTTGAGACGATGTATGGAAAAAAAACAACGAAAAAGAGAAAATTATTCAATGGCTTTATCCGCACTGATTTGTATCAGTTCTGGGGACAACGCCAATAGTCAATAGATTAAGGTATGTGGAAGAGGACAAGCCCTCTTCCTTTTGCATGTAAATTAGGAAGGGGTTTCATATGAAAAGTAAGATGCCATTCCCTTTATCCAAAGAAAAATCATTCTATGAGTCATTGAATGATTGGATAGGGGACACATTGTACGATGATTTAACCGAAAAAGGATTTGAATGCCGCGATGAACAAATTTATATGGCATTCCAAATTGAACAAGCATTGAAGGAAAAGAAAGTGTTGTTTGCAGAGGCGGGTGTAGGGACAGGGAAAACGATTGCTTATCTGCTTCCTGCGATTGCTTACGCGCGTTATACGGGCAAACCAGCCATCATTTCATGTGCGGATGAAACGCTTATTGACCAGCTTGTCAAGGAAGATGGCGATATTCGTAAAGTGGGTGAAGCACTTGGATTGGATATTGACGTGCGCTTGGCTAAATCACGCGACCAATATTTATGCTTGAAACGCTTGGAGGAGACGGGCAATACGTCGACGGAAGAGTATATTGAGTGGATTGAAGATAGTATTCCTGATTTTGTTCATGGCAATGCTTCTTTGCAGTCCATTCACCCATACGGGGAACGTTCGGATTATCCGGCTTTAAGTGATGAACAGTGGAAAACAGTGAATTTCCATCCGATTCAGCAATGTGCTGCGTGTGATATTCGTAATCGCTGTGGGCAAACGATTCATCGCAACCATTATCGTGAAGCGGTTGAACTGGTTATCTGTTCGCATGATTTCTATATGGAGCATATTTGGACGAAGGAATCGCGTAAACGTCAAGGGCAATTGCCATTACTGCCTGAACCCTCAATGATTGTGTTCGATGAAGGGCATCTTTTGGAGTACTCAGCGCAGCGTGCATTGACGTATGAGGTACAAAATAGTACATTACTGAATTTGCTAGAGCGCATTATGGTAGATGGTCTTCGTGAGAATACATTACAACTCATGGAGCGTCTTATTGATACACATGAAGCCTTTTTCACACTGTTAGATAAGCTAGCTGATGATACGGATAATGAGCGTAAAGCGATTGAGAAAACGGCTGAACTACTAGCGATTGGTAAGGAATCTGTTCAAATCTCGACGGCACTTCTTGAAGAGTTCGTCTTTGATGGAGAATTATTTATCATTCCAGAGTATGATTTGAAAATGGTTGAGGAATATTTGGATCAGTATATTTATTCGATGGAATTGTTCACGTCGCAAAATGATGCGGTTGATTGGTTGGAAGAACGTGAAGGCGAGTCAACTCTTGTCATCATGCCGCGTCTTGTGACAGATATTTTAAGAGAAAAATTGTTTTCATCGAAAACACCGATTGTCTTTTCATCTGCGACATTGTCAGTAGGAGAGCAGTTTACTTATTTGGCAGACGGCTTAGGTATCCAGGACTTCCTATCATTTTCAGTGGAATCGCCATTTGATTATGAAGAAGTGATGGAGGTCTTTGCGACAGATATAGAGGCTGGTGGTAAAGCGAAGCGTGCTCTGGAGTTATTGGCAGACGGCGAACAGACGCTCATTCTATTTAAGTCAGAGCGAGCGATGCAACAGTTTAGAGAGCAAGTACCTGTTGAGTGGCAAGAGCGTATTGCTTTTGAAGGAGAGCGGGAATTGTCCTCGATTGTTCGTGAGTTCCAGCAAAAGCAAGTTCCTGTTCTTTGTTCGTATCACTTATGGGAAGGCTTAGACATTCCGCAAGATGCGTTGACGCGTGTCATCATTTATGACTTGCCGTTACCACCATCAGATCCGCTATTCGATGCAAGACGTCAGCACGCGAAGGATCCCTTCCATGAAGTGGATTTACCTTTCATGCTGCTCAGATTACGCCAAGGTGCGGGTCGTCTGATTCGAACGTCTGCGGATTCTGGAACGGTTCATTTACTACTTGAGGGTGAAGAGCAACAAATGAAAGCAGAAATCGAAGGTATTTTCCCGGTTGAAATGAAAATGACAAATTAATACTAATGAATAGTAGTTGGCTCTCCTAGTACGATTGGGAGGGCCTTTTTTTCGTTCATTACTCAAACTATAAGACGGTATACAATCATGGTAAAATAGAGACTATAGGTTACAGAGGGGGGAATTAATTTGACGACTGAACAGAACTTTTTAGCATTATTGAAAAAAATGAGTGCTTATTCTGAGGCGCTGAACATTATGTACTGGGATATGCGTACGGGAGCACCGAAAAAGGGGATTGCGACACGTTCTGAGGCAGTTGGTACATTATCATCTGAATTGTTTAAAATGAGTGTCTCTGAAGAAATGGGCGGTTATTTGGATGAGCTTGGGAAAAATATCGATTCACTCGACCCGATTATTGCGAAAACGGTCGAGGAAGTAAAAGAAGAGTATGATCGAAGTGAAAAAATTCCAGCAGAAGAACATCGGGAATTTGTTGTGTTGGCATCGCAAGCGGAATCTGTATGGGAAGAAGCGAAAGACCAATCCGACTTCGAAAGATTTTTGCCGTATCTCGAAAAAATTGTCGCGACGAAGAAAAAGTTTATCGGCTACTGGGGTGTGAAGGATGACAATCCTTACAATACATTGCTCGACCAATACGAGCCAGGTATGACAACAGATATTATCGATGGCGTATTCAACCAGTTAAAAGAAACAATTGTGCCGTTAGTGAAGAAAATTTCAGAATCAGGCAAACAGCCAGACACCTCTTTCTTATTTGAAAAGTTTCCTAAAGAGGGTCAAAAAATAGTTAGCCATGATATTTTGCAGCAGCTTGGCTATGACTTCGATGCAGGTCGTTTAGATGAAACCGTTCATCCTTTTGAGATGGGCATAAATCTTGGCGACGTGCGCATTACAACCAAATATGATGAGCATGATTTCCGTTCAGCTATATTTGGAACAATCCATGAATGCGGTCACGCATTGTACGATCAAAATATTGATAAAGCACTTGAAGGGTTACCGATTGCACAAGGAACGTCAATGGGCATTCATGAATCACAATCATTATTCTTTGAACAGTTTATCGGTCATAACGAAAACTTTTGGACGTATAATTTCGATTTATTGAAGAGCCAATCACCTGAACAATTTGAGGGCGTGTCGGTAGAATCCTTCTTACGTGCGATTAATTATTCAGAGCCATCATTGATTCGAATTGAAGCAGATGAACTGACGTACCCGCTTCACATTATGATTCGTTATGAAATCGAAAAAGGCTTATTTAACGGTGATTATGAAGTGAAGGATTTGCCGCGAATTTGGAATGATAAGTATGAAGAATATCTTGGGGTCCGTCCAGAAAATGATGGTGAAGGAGTTCTACAGGATGTTCACTGGGCGGGTGGTGACTTCGGTTATTTCCCATCCTATGCACTCGGTTATATGTATGCGGCGCAATTAAAGTCTGCGATGTTGAAAGATATTCCGAATTTTGATGAGCTATGCGGACAAGGCGACTTCGCACCAATTTTAGCATGGTTAACGAAGCATGTTCATCAATACGGTAAAATGAAAAAGCCGCTTGACATCATTCAAGATACGACGGGTGAAGGTCTAAATGCTAATTATTTAGCTACCTATTTGCTAGAGAAATATACAAAGCTATATAATTTGTAAATCGAAAAAAGTGCTGTGTCATTCATCGAGAAAATCGGTGAATGAACAGCACTTTTTGTCTTAGGCTTCATCAATCGTTAGCAATACATTCAACATGGAGCCATCTTCAAGTTTCACAGGAAGTTTGAATGCTTGTTTGAAACCAAAGAACTTCATTGTCCCAGTCATAACAGTTGGGGGAGAAATATCAAGAATAAGGCCATCTTTTTCAAGCAACGTACATAAATTTCCGGCAACCATATTCCCTAGTTCACCGGTAAAGGACTCGACCATTTCACCTTCTATGGACATACCGAACATGGCCTGCCCAATTTGACCAATCACTTCGGTAGTTGTCTCAAGAATTAAACGCCCTTTTATACCGCCAACAAGTCCGATTAGTACACTAATCTCCTTTTGCTCATAAGGCTGTACGGTCATTGATGGAGGTAAAACATCTAATTTAACTGGAATCACAGTTGTTAGAGAGGCAATAGTACCATTTAAGATCATTTGGACATGTTTAGATGTACTCATTTAGGTTCCCACCTTTATAATTAAGAATAGTGCAATCATACCATAGTAAATTATAAACAATGCAATATTCGACAATTTTCTTCAATTTATTTTTTTCCATTAGTTGAGTTAGAAAAATGGTATGATAGGAACAGCAATTGATGAAGGGACCGAGTGAACCATGCAAGAACTAGCACATTTAATACAACAAGCAGCTACCTATGGTCAGCTTTTTATAACACATGATGATGAAGAGCGTTTTAAGAAAACGGAACTATTTGCCGCAAAGTTAATTGATAAAGAATATACAATCGGGTTTGCTGGTCATTTCTCTGCAGGCAAATCATCTATGATTAACGCATTGACAGGGGATGATTTGCTGCCATCGAGTCCAATCCCAACGAGTGCTAATATCGTTAAAGTCCGCAAGACAGACTCTGACTATGCTGTTATTTACCGGACAGATGGTACAGCCGTAAAATATGGTGGACATGGATTCCCGGCGGCCATCAAATCATTTAGTAAAGATGGTGCAGCAGTTTCGCTTGTTGAAATAGGACATACGGGATCCCATTTACCAGAAGGCATTACTGTGATGGATACGCCTGGTGTTGATTCGACAGATGATGCCCACCGTTTATCGACTGAATCTGCACTCCACTTGGCAGATCTCGTTTTTTACACGATGGACTATAATCATGTGCAATCGGAATTGAATTTCCGTTTTACCAAGGAATTGATGCGTTATAACGATAACGTTTATTTAATAATCAATCAAATCGACAAACACCGTGATAGTGAGTTGTCGTTTTCAGATTTCAAACAATCGGTTGAAGACTCCTTTAAAATGTGGGGCGTTGTTCCGAAAGGCATCTTTTACACATCATTGAAGGATGTAGACCATCCACATAATGATTTCGATGCAGTGAAAGCGATTGTCGATGGTTCGATGGAAAACTGGCAGCAGCGATTCGTTGAGAATGCTAAGCAAACGCTTCTCAAACTAAAAGATGAACATAGTCAATTTTTAGCCGATGAAATCGTGGATCGAAAAAATACCTATTCTACAATCATTGCAGATGATGAATGGCAAAGACAAGTTGAGCTTCAAGAAGAAGTGACTGAATCTAAAAAAATGCTAACCCTTTTATCAGGCGATGAATTTGCTACGACGTTTGAAAATGAACGTAATCGTCTTATGCAAAGCGCTGCCATCACCCCTTATGAAACACGTGAACTGTTAAAGGTTTATTTAGAGTCATTGTCATCCCGTTTTAAAGTCGGGTTACTATTCGGTGCGAAAAAGACTGCTGAAGAAAGAGAACGGCGTAAACAGGCGTTGGCCGATAATATGAGTGGGCTTGTCCATGCCCAAATTGAAGTCCATCTAAAAACACTAATGAAAAAGTCGCTGAAAGAAGCCGGTATTTTAACGGACGAACGCTCGCTTGAAATTGATGGTATTGAATTGTCCATTCCATTTGTTGATATTGAAAAAGAGTTTAATGTCTCAGATGTCATTACAGGTGACACTGTGCTGAACTATTCTGAACGAATGAAGACGGCCATTCACGCTGCATTCCGTCGAATGACAGACGAGTGGAAGCACGATATGGCGCTCATTGCATCGACAGCCGGCGATGACAACGCTGGGATGCTGGAGCAAAAAGTACACCGTTTGGAAGAAAAACTGCAAGCGATTCAGCAAGTAGAACAAATTGAATTGCAGTTGGCGATGCTTGAACAGCAAATGGATAATCCTTCAACTGCAACGATAGTAAGTCGTGATAGTCTTCTCCAGCAGTGGGAAACACGTGAAACGTTGGAGACAGTTGAATTCAATGAAGAACAGGCGACAATCAGTCCAGAGAAAATAAAAGAATCGACGAAAGCAATTGAACAATCTGAAATGAGCATCCTGACTTCAGATTCAGAAAAAGTGGTTGCGCAGGCGATTCATGTTGCGCATTCAGTTGAAAATATTCCAGGTTTTCTAGAAACAGCTGACTATTTACGCAAAAAGGCGAATCGATTGGATGGACAAGAGTTTACCATTGCATTGTTTGGGGCGTTTAGCGCTGGTAAATCTTCATTTTCAAATGCATTAATCGGTGAAAAAGTATTGCCGGTGTCACCAAATCCGACAACGGCGGCGATTAATCGTATTCGACCTATTTCTGTAGGTAAAGAAGATGGAACGGCTGATGTTCTGTTAAAAACAGAAGAACGTATGCTAGAGGATGTTAGTCGTTCCTTTGAAGCACTAGGTGTAGACATTTTAACATTGAATGAGGCCTTTCAAAAGGCAGATGAAGCACTACATACGGAATTGCAGGATGAAAACCTTCATATTCATAAAGCGTTTATTGCTGCTTACCAAAAAGGCTACCCAATTTATAAAAATGAGTTGGGTGCCATTATTAAAGCAGAACGGGATGAATTTGTTAAATTCGTCGCGCAAGAAGACCGTAGCTGTTTTGTTGAATCCATCGATTTTTATTACGATTGTGAATTGACACGAAAAGGAATTACCCTTGTTGATACCCCCGGAGCTGATTCTATAAACGCGCGTCATACAGATGTAGCGTTTGAATATATTCGAAATGCTGATGCGATTCTGTTCGTGACGTATTATAATCATGCATTTGCCAGAGCAGATCGGGAGTTCCTTGTCCAATTAGGGCGGGTGAAAGATGCGTTTGAGCTCGATAAGATGTTCTTCATCGTCAATGCGATTGACTTGGCTTCCAACCAAGAGGAGGCAGAAGCAGTGAAAGCATTCGTTGCGGATGAACTGCAAATGTTTGGCATTCGCAATCCGAGGGTCCATGGTATTTCAAGTTTACAAGCACTGGAGGCGAAAGTGGAAAATCGACTGGATCCATTGATGTCACCGTTTGAAGAAGAGTTTCATCACTTCCTTGAAAATGACTTAAAAGGACTCGCTGTACAGGCGTTGGAAGAGGAAACAGTGAAAACGGTTGAGCGCTTGTCGTCATTAATTTCACGGACTGAAATAAATATGACGCGCAAAACAGAACGATTAGAAGAGTTGAATAAAATTGAAGGGGAAGTGCGTCAGCATTTTACTTATAATTTTGCGGATGTATTAAGAAAATCAACGAATAATGAGCTAAGTGAGCTTGTCTATTATATTTTGCAACGTGTATTTTTACGCTATGGTGATTTTTTCAAAGAGGCATACAGTCCATCCATCTTCGTCAACAATTCGGCAGATCGGGCGCTAAAGGCGGCACTTGCTGAAACAGTTCAGATGATTGGTTTTGATTTGACACAGGAGTTGAAAGTGACTAACTTACGGATGTTGAATTTCATGAAAAAGCAATTGAATGAACGTCAACGCACTGAGGTAGCTCATTTACATGACAAAGATAGCTCAATCGCACCTTCACCATACGAGGCGCAAGATGCAGATATGTTGTCGTTTGATGTACCCTATGCAGATCCAAATGTCTATGGTCGTGTCAATAAACTGTTCAAAAATCAAAAAGCGTTCTTTGAAAAAGGAGAACGAGATATATTGAAGGACCAGCTAGAGGAGTTGCTGAAGCAAGATGCTTCTACTTATCTCGGGCATGAAAAAGAATTACTTGAAAAGTGGACGGATAGCTGGATAGACAGCGAAGCAGAAGGCCTTAGACAGCATTTATTGAAGGAAAGTTTGACACAGATTGCTTCGGAGCGAACTCTTTTACAAGGGACAGAGCAGCTTGTGGAATGGCGTGCCGTGTATGGGGAATTACAGGCGAAGGGGTTGGTTTAATTGACGAAGGTATTTGTTTCTGTAAAAGATGTAGACTATAAAACGGCGAAATGGATAGACACGCGTTTTTTCTTGCAGGATGTGCAGGAAGGTCAGCAGAAGTATGGGCAAAGTCATGTATCAGGTGCGGTGTATTGGGATTTAGAACGTGATATGTCTGATATGACAAAAACGGCGGGACGCCATCCAATGCCGGAGAAGGAAGCACTAACGAACCTTTTTCGTAAAAGTGGCCTATCGTTAGATGACCTTATCGTGATTTACGATGATGGCGGTAGCCCATTTGCCGCTCGTGCTTGGTGGCTGTTACAATATGCAGGATTCAAACATGCCGTTATCTCACTCGAAGGATTTGAAGCGATTAAGCAGGCTGGTATTTCGGTTGATGGTGTAGTACCCAAGACTGTCGAAACTGCAGTTTCTCCAGCTTGGGATGAGGGAATCTATGCATCTCGCCAACTCATCGAGGAGACGGTTGCTGGTGAGACGTCAATTGTTTTACTGGATGCTCGCTCTGCTGAACGCTATCGCGGTGAAAAAGAGCCGATAGATCCAATTGCGGGTCGGATTCCGGGTGCGTTGAACTTTGACTGGGAATTGCTGAAAAAAGAGGGCATCTATAATATGGATGAAACGGTCAAAGCACAACTGTCGCAGATAGTGGCTCCAGTGCAACAAGTAGCCGTTTATTGTGGTAGCGGCGTGACTGCGGCTGCATTATACGCCATGCTCAAGCATAATGGCTTTGACAATGTTCGTTTGTATGTAGGGAGCTATAGCGACTGGATTTCACAGGAAGGCGCCGACATCGGGAAAGATTGAGGGGACTATACTTATGCGTTATGCATTACTAGGTGACATTCATTCATCCAAAAAAGATTTGGAAAAAGTACTTGCAGATATTTTAAATAAAGCACCGGAAGCCGAGTTAGTTGGAACAGGCGACTTGTTTGAATGTATCATTAGTAAAAAAAATATAACCGATAAAAAATTTACAGAGCTTGGAGAAGTTATGCTTATACCGGAAGGCTTTTCCGAGTTATTGACATTTCCTTCTGTCAGCGGTAATCAAGAGGATCGTATATTATGGATAACTGAAACAGAAGATCCGCTGCGAGCAAAGTTAGCTGCATTGCCGGAAACAGCTAATATAGGTCGTGCACAAGTGATACACGGTCACCAGTGGCAATGGGGAGGGCAACCATGGGCACTCGTTCATGCGAGTGTTGAGCAATCATTTGTTTTTTATGGACATAGCCATCAATCAGGTTTGTCACGCAATGGTATCCAACAAGAAATCGAATTCGGCATTCCTTACAGTGTGGACGGTGAGAAAATGCTCGTTAATGTCGGGGCAGTTGTCGGTGATTGCGAATGGCTGTTGTATGATGCGGAGGTACAAACTGTTACTTTCATGAAAGCATAGTGAAAAAGACTGAAGCCACAGTTGCTTCAGTCTTTTCTATGAATGGCATCTCTCGCCAGTGCATCCGCCGCACGATTATCTGCATCGGAAATCCATTTGATGAAAAAGAAATCAAATGTTGTGGCGATGGCAAGAATTTGTGCCAAAATGGGTTTATGGGCTTCATTCTTTACAAATTCTTTTTCTACAGCCATGACAACAATTTGAGAATCAGAACGTACGGATACAATCCCGGTCGTTAGTTTGGCTGCTTCTTCCATACCACGAAGCAAGGCTTGGAATTCAGCAGAGTGATTATCTGTCGGTGCAATCGGCTCAGAAATTCTTAGCTGATGGCCTTCACCTTTAATGTAGATACCAATGCCACTTTTTCCCGGATTGCCAGCGCTGGCACCATCTACGTATACTTCAAGCATATTTGTCACCTCAATTTAGTTGAATAGTTGTGTCTTCGAAGACTGCGTATTAGAATAGAGGAATCATGTTTGTGGGGGGAAGGTTATGAATAAAACGATAATTATGAGTGAAATAGATAGTATTCTAACTAGTTATTGTGAAGGCTGTTTCTTGAAGAGGCAACTGTCCAAAGAACGGGGAAAGACAGGTGCACATCAGTTTTGTATCAAGACCTGTACAATCGGGGAGCAACTTCA
Proteins encoded:
- a CDS encoding class I SAM-dependent RNA methyltransferase gives rise to the protein MSEFKLVATSAMGLESIVADEVKALGFQTTSENGKIYFQGDALAIAKTNMWLRVADRVRIVAGEFHATTFDDLFEQTKAIPWERFLPVDAAFPVAGKSVKSTLYSVPDCQAIVKKAIVERLKIAYKRIGFLDESGPLFKLEVSILKDKVTLTIDSSGTGLHKRGYRVGQGDAPLKETMAAALVKLTRWNPDRPFVDPFCGSGTIAIEAAMIAQNIAPGYNRDFSAEQWPWIDKNIWHQVREEAESIAKYDQPIDITGSDYDPRMIKVAQENAAEAGFMDMINFRQCDVRDLTVDGLNGVMVGNPPYGERLGEVEEAEDITQELGRIMKNYPSWSVYMLSSLENFETMYGKKTTKKRKLFNGFIRTDLYQFWGQRQ
- a CDS encoding ATP-dependent DNA helicase; this translates as MKSKMPFPLSKEKSFYESLNDWIGDTLYDDLTEKGFECRDEQIYMAFQIEQALKEKKVLFAEAGVGTGKTIAYLLPAIAYARYTGKPAIISCADETLIDQLVKEDGDIRKVGEALGLDIDVRLAKSRDQYLCLKRLEETGNTSTEEYIEWIEDSIPDFVHGNASLQSIHPYGERSDYPALSDEQWKTVNFHPIQQCAACDIRNRCGQTIHRNHYREAVELVICSHDFYMEHIWTKESRKRQGQLPLLPEPSMIVFDEGHLLEYSAQRALTYEVQNSTLLNLLERIMVDGLRENTLQLMERLIDTHEAFFTLLDKLADDTDNERKAIEKTAELLAIGKESVQISTALLEEFVFDGELFIIPEYDLKMVEEYLDQYIYSMELFTSQNDAVDWLEEREGESTLVIMPRLVTDILREKLFSSKTPIVFSSATLSVGEQFTYLADGLGIQDFLSFSVESPFDYEEVMEVFATDIEAGGKAKRALELLADGEQTLILFKSERAMQQFREQVPVEWQERIAFEGERELSSIVREFQQKQVPVLCSYHLWEGLDIPQDALTRVIIYDLPLPPSDPLFDARRQHAKDPFHEVDLPFMLLRLRQGAGRLIRTSADSGTVHLLLEGEEQQMKAEIEGIFPVEMKMTN
- a CDS encoding carboxypeptidase M32, yielding MTTEQNFLALLKKMSAYSEALNIMYWDMRTGAPKKGIATRSEAVGTLSSELFKMSVSEEMGGYLDELGKNIDSLDPIIAKTVEEVKEEYDRSEKIPAEEHREFVVLASQAESVWEEAKDQSDFERFLPYLEKIVATKKKFIGYWGVKDDNPYNTLLDQYEPGMTTDIIDGVFNQLKETIVPLVKKISESGKQPDTSFLFEKFPKEGQKIVSHDILQQLGYDFDAGRLDETVHPFEMGINLGDVRITTKYDEHDFRSAIFGTIHECGHALYDQNIDKALEGLPIAQGTSMGIHESQSLFFEQFIGHNENFWTYNFDLLKSQSPEQFEGVSVESFLRAINYSEPSLIRIEADELTYPLHIMIRYEIEKGLFNGDYEVKDLPRIWNDKYEEYLGVRPENDGEGVLQDVHWAGGDFGYFPSYALGYMYAAQLKSAMLKDIPNFDELCGQGDFAPILAWLTKHVHQYGKMKKPLDIIQDTTGEGLNANYLATYLLEKYTKLYNL
- a CDS encoding chemotaxis protein CheX; translation: MSTSKHVQMILNGTIASLTTVIPVKLDVLPPSMTVQPYEQKEISVLIGLVGGIKGRLILETTTEVIGQIGQAMFGMSIEGEMVESFTGELGNMVAGNLCTLLEKDGLILDISPPTVMTGTMKFFGFKQAFKLPVKLEDGSMLNVLLTIDEA
- a CDS encoding dynamin family protein, which gives rise to MQELAHLIQQAATYGQLFITHDDEERFKKTELFAAKLIDKEYTIGFAGHFSAGKSSMINALTGDDLLPSSPIPTSANIVKVRKTDSDYAVIYRTDGTAVKYGGHGFPAAIKSFSKDGAAVSLVEIGHTGSHLPEGITVMDTPGVDSTDDAHRLSTESALHLADLVFYTMDYNHVQSELNFRFTKELMRYNDNVYLIINQIDKHRDSELSFSDFKQSVEDSFKMWGVVPKGIFYTSLKDVDHPHNDFDAVKAIVDGSMENWQQRFVENAKQTLLKLKDEHSQFLADEIVDRKNTYSTIIADDEWQRQVELQEEVTESKKMLTLLSGDEFATTFENERNRLMQSAAITPYETRELLKVYLESLSSRFKVGLLFGAKKTAEERERRKQALADNMSGLVHAQIEVHLKTLMKKSLKEAGILTDERSLEIDGIELSIPFVDIEKEFNVSDVITGDTVLNYSERMKTAIHAAFRRMTDEWKHDMALIASTAGDDNAGMLEQKVHRLEEKLQAIQQVEQIELQLAMLEQQMDNPSTATIVSRDSLLQQWETRETLETVEFNEEQATISPEKIKESTKAIEQSEMSILTSDSEKVVAQAIHVAHSVENIPGFLETADYLRKKANRLDGQEFTIALFGAFSAGKSSFSNALIGEKVLPVSPNPTTAAINRIRPISVGKEDGTADVLLKTEERMLEDVSRSFEALGVDILTLNEAFQKADEALHTELQDENLHIHKAFIAAYQKGYPIYKNELGAIIKAERDEFVKFVAQEDRSCFVESIDFYYDCELTRKGITLVDTPGADSINARHTDVAFEYIRNADAILFVTYYNHAFARADREFLVQLGRVKDAFELDKMFFIVNAIDLASNQEEAEAVKAFVADELQMFGIRNPRVHGISSLQALEAKVENRLDPLMSPFEEEFHHFLENDLKGLAVQALEEETVKTVERLSSLISRTEINMTRKTERLEELNKIEGEVRQHFTYNFADVLRKSTNNELSELVYYILQRVFLRYGDFFKEAYSPSIFVNNSADRALKAALAETVQMIGFDLTQELKVTNLRMLNFMKKQLNERQRTEVAHLHDKDSSIAPSPYEAQDADMLSFDVPYADPNVYGRVNKLFKNQKAFFEKGERDILKDQLEELLKQDASTYLGHEKELLEKWTDSWIDSEAEGLRQHLLKESLTQIASERTLLQGTEQLVEWRAVYGELQAKGLV
- a CDS encoding sulfurtransferase, whose protein sequence is MTKVFVSVKDVDYKTAKWIDTRFFLQDVQEGQQKYGQSHVSGAVYWDLERDMSDMTKTAGRHPMPEKEALTNLFRKSGLSLDDLIVIYDDGGSPFAARAWWLLQYAGFKHAVISLEGFEAIKQAGISVDGVVPKTVETAVSPAWDEGIYASRQLIEETVAGETSIVLLDARSAERYRGEKEPIDPIAGRIPGALNFDWELLKKEGIYNMDETVKAQLSQIVAPVQQVAVYCGSGVTAAALYAMLKHNGFDNVRLYVGSYSDWISQEGADIGKD
- a CDS encoding metallophosphoesterase family protein → MRYALLGDIHSSKKDLEKVLADILNKAPEAELVGTGDLFECIISKKNITDKKFTELGEVMLIPEGFSELLTFPSVSGNQEDRILWITETEDPLRAKLAALPETANIGRAQVIHGHQWQWGGQPWALVHASVEQSFVFYGHSHQSGLSRNGIQQEIEFGIPYSVDGEKMLVNVGAVVGDCEWLLYDAEVQTVTFMKA
- a CDS encoding ribonuclease HI family protein — protein: MLEVYVDGASAGNPGKSGIGIYIKGEGHQLRISEPIAPTDNHSAEFQALLRGMEEAAKLTTGIVSVRSDSQIVVMAVEKEFVKNEAHKPILAQILAIATTFDFFFIKWISDADNRAADALARDAIHRKD
- a CDS encoding zinc-finger domain-containing protein; the protein is MNKTIIMSEIDSILTSYCEGCFLKRQLSKERGKTGAHQFCIKTCTIGEQLQFLGREINKIGK